A stretch of the Mesorhizobium huakuii genome encodes the following:
- a CDS encoding MBL fold metallo-hydrolase, with protein sequence MGGSTEGLAPWQSVEVDVSDGRRLCVTATPARHGPHGIEPISGDVVGFVLSLDSEGGPSVYISGDTVWFDGVAEVARRFDVRAAILFTGSARPRGAFHMTMDSNDAIEAANAFSDATIIAIHNEGWQHFTETQSELANSFKALGIAGRLKLLERGIAVDLQL encoded by the coding sequence TTGGGCGGCTCGACGGAGGGGCTGGCTCCCTGGCAGAGCGTTGAAGTTGATGTATCGGATGGCCGGCGCCTATGTGTGACGGCCACGCCCGCGCGGCACGGTCCACATGGCATTGAGCCGATCAGCGGCGATGTTGTCGGCTTCGTCTTATCACTCGATAGCGAAGGTGGCCCGAGTGTCTACATCTCAGGCGACACTGTCTGGTTCGACGGCGTGGCCGAAGTCGCGCGCCGTTTTGACGTCAGGGCCGCGATCCTTTTCACTGGCTCGGCCAGGCCACGCGGCGCCTTCCATATGACCATGGACAGTAATGACGCGATCGAGGCGGCCAATGCCTTCTCCGATGCGACGATCATCGCGATCCACAATGAGGGTTGGCAGCATTTCACCGAGACGCAAAGCGAGCTTGCCAATTCCTTCAAGGCGCTCGGTATCGCAGGGCGTTTGAAGCTTCTGGAACGTGGCATTGCCGTCGACTTGCAATTGTGA
- a CDS encoding alpha/beta hydrolase — protein sequence MTVRLKSFVVALALAIAGCAGQNTHDLLNKTTVSVPASDIAATHEIFVATTRQQATKDPRQVFDGDRSLTTSYARVDVTVPKVHQVGAIERAKGSADSNPAKQFTAVNVVHYGDAPQFAKAVGADIAMRGDRALVFVHGFNNGFDDGIYRLTQIAHDTKYPGTPVLFSWASSAKTTGYIYDKDSANAARDDLEATLRMLAKTRVKSIDIIAHSMGTWLTMEALRQLAITGDRDLGGKLGYVVLASPDIDVDVFKKQMMRYGRPDKPFAVLLSGDDRALKLSSLISGDKPRVGDYGNAADLASYGVAVVDLTKAKGGDGGLNHAKFADNPILVQLLGDRLRTPAGLAADEDPAQLNNLGQGLGKAVGSVAEVVITTPFKVLTIATGG from the coding sequence GTGACCGTGCGTTTGAAGAGTTTCGTCGTCGCGTTGGCGCTCGCAATTGCCGGCTGCGCCGGCCAGAACACGCATGATCTTCTCAACAAGACGACGGTCTCGGTACCAGCTTCCGACATCGCGGCCACGCACGAAATTTTCGTCGCCACCACCCGCCAGCAGGCGACCAAGGATCCGCGTCAGGTATTCGACGGCGATCGCTCGTTGACCACCAGCTACGCCCGTGTCGACGTCACCGTGCCGAAAGTCCACCAGGTCGGCGCCATCGAGCGGGCCAAGGGTTCGGCCGACTCGAACCCGGCCAAGCAATTCACCGCCGTCAATGTCGTCCATTATGGTGACGCCCCGCAATTCGCCAAGGCGGTCGGCGCCGACATCGCCATGCGCGGCGACCGCGCACTGGTCTTCGTGCATGGCTTCAACAACGGCTTCGACGACGGCATCTACCGGCTGACGCAGATCGCTCACGACACGAAATATCCGGGCACGCCGGTGCTGTTTTCCTGGGCGTCGAGCGCCAAGACGACGGGCTACATCTACGACAAGGACAGTGCCAACGCTGCCCGTGACGACCTCGAGGCGACGCTCAGAATGCTCGCCAAGACGCGGGTCAAGAGCATCGACATCATCGCTCATTCGATGGGAACCTGGCTGACGATGGAGGCGCTGCGCCAGCTCGCCATCACCGGTGACCGCGATCTAGGCGGCAAACTCGGCTATGTCGTCCTGGCTTCGCCCGATATCGATGTCGACGTGTTCAAGAAGCAGATGATGCGTTACGGCAGGCCGGACAAGCCGTTTGCCGTGCTGCTATCAGGCGATGACCGGGCGCTCAAACTGTCTTCACTTATCTCCGGCGACAAGCCACGTGTCGGCGACTACGGCAATGCGGCCGATCTCGCCAGCTACGGCGTGGCCGTGGTCGACCTGACCAAGGCCAAGGGCGGCGACGGTGGCCTCAACCACGCCAAATTTGCCGACAATCCGATCCTGGTGCAGTTGCTCGGCGACCGCCTGCGCACGCCGGCTGGCCTGGCTGCCGATGAGGACCCCGCACAGCTCAACAATCTCGGCCAAGGTCTTGGCAAGGCTGTCGGCTCTGTCGCCGAGGTCGTCATCACCACGCCGTTCAAGGTGCTGACCATTGCCACCGGCGGGTGA
- a CDS encoding IS630 family transposase (programmed frameshift) has product MTRSLSADLRGRVILAISEGVSTREAARRFRIGIATAGNWYRRYRETGEMAARKQGQPSRSKLDPHEAFILGLIEETPDITLAEIAERLAAGHGVRVVPSTIWMFLDRRCVTFKKKTAHASEQQRPDVKARRCAWFDGQLDLDPEKLIFIDETAASTKMARLRGRAKCGERCRAPVPHGHWKTTTFTAGLRLNGLTAPMLLDGPMNGAAFLAYAEQVLAPELSPGDIVVMDNLPAHKITGVREAIQRTGARLLLLPPYSPDFNPIEMAFSKLKALLRKAAARSIDQLWSVIADCLDAFKPAECRNYFEAAGYDPE; this is encoded by the exons ATGACACGCAGCTTGAGTGCGGACCTTCGCGGTCGGGTGATTTTGGCTATATCGGAGGGTGTTTCGACGCGGGAGGCAGCACGCCGGTTCCGGATCGGGATTGCTACGGCGGGGAACTGGTATCGCCGCTATCGCGAGACGGGTGAGATGGCGGCACGCAAGCAGGGCCAACCGTCGCGCTCGAAGCTTGATCCTCACGAAGCCTTCATCCTCGGCCTGATCGAGGAGACGCCCGACATCACTCTGGCGGAGATTGCCGAGAGGCTGGCGGCCGGGCATGGCGTGCGCGTGGTTCCTTCGACGATCTGGATGTTTCTCGACAGGCGCTGCGTCACGTTTA AAAAAAAGACGGCGCATGCCAGCGAACAACAGCGCCCCGACGTCAAGGCGCGCCGTTGCGCCTGGTTCGACGGCCAGCTCGATCTCGACCCCGAGAAGCTGATCTTCATTGATGAGACTGCGGCCTCCACCAAGATGGCGCGGCTGCGCGGGCGGGCCAAATGTGGCGAACGCTGCCGTGCGCCGGTTCCTCATGGTCATTGGAAGACCACGACCTTCACCGCTGGACTGCGGCTGAACGGCCTGACCGCACCGATGCTGCTCGACGGGCCGATGAACGGCGCCGCCTTCCTGGCCTATGCCGAACAGGTGCTCGCGCCTGAACTTTCTCCCGGCGACATCGTCGTCATGGACAACCTGCCGGCTCACAAGATCACCGGCGTTCGCGAGGCCATCCAAAGGACCGGCGCACGGCTTCTGTTGCTGCCGCCATATTCGCCCGACTTCAATCCCATCGAGATGGCGTTCTCGAAGCTCAAAGCCCTACTCAGAAAAGCAGCCGCCCGCTCCATCGATCAACTCTGGTCCGTCATCGCCGACTGCCTCGACGCCTTCAAACCGGCCGAATGCCGAAACTACTTCGAGGCAGCCGGGTATGACCCGGAGTAA
- a CDS encoding alpha/beta hydrolase, which produces MPLKKIVTVCLALLVAGCAGPQTQELLGSAIVAAPVTDIAGNHSIFIATTRKKSDDPNKVFDGERSATLNYARVNVTVPGIHQTGQIERRSRGKSDDPAKYFMASEVVGYDTQPKFSSALNADIAARGGRVMVFVHGYNTGFDDAVYRLTQLVHDSGYPGTPVLFSWASGAKTTDYVYDKESASAARDQLEVTLRMLQQSGARRIDIVAHSMGTWVTMETLRQMAISGDRDLGGKLGDVVLASPDIDVDVFKSQMRRYGKPDKPFILLLSDDDRALRLSGLIAGSRPRVGDYKDAADLASYGVTVVDLSKVKGSDSFNHTKFADNPELVKMIGQRLREDDGFASDREVTDRIGLLGQ; this is translated from the coding sequence GTGCCTTTGAAGAAGATCGTTACCGTTTGTCTCGCCTTGCTCGTCGCCGGCTGCGCCGGCCCGCAAACGCAGGAATTGCTTGGCAGCGCCATCGTCGCCGCGCCGGTGACGGACATCGCCGGCAACCACTCGATCTTCATCGCCACGACGCGCAAGAAATCCGACGATCCCAACAAGGTTTTCGACGGCGAGCGCTCGGCGACGCTGAACTATGCCCGCGTCAACGTCACCGTGCCCGGCATCCACCAGACCGGCCAGATCGAGCGGCGCTCGCGTGGCAAGTCGGATGATCCGGCCAAATATTTCATGGCTTCCGAAGTTGTCGGCTACGACACGCAGCCGAAATTTTCCAGCGCGCTCAACGCCGATATCGCGGCGCGCGGCGGCCGCGTGATGGTCTTCGTGCATGGCTACAACACCGGTTTCGACGATGCGGTCTATCGCCTGACCCAGCTCGTTCACGATTCCGGCTACCCCGGCACGCCGGTGCTGTTTTCCTGGGCATCGGGCGCCAAGACCACCGACTATGTCTATGACAAGGAAAGTGCCAGCGCCGCACGCGACCAGCTCGAAGTGACATTGCGCATGCTGCAGCAGTCCGGCGCGCGGCGCATCGACATTGTCGCGCATTCGATGGGAACCTGGGTGACCATGGAAACGCTGCGCCAGATGGCGATCAGCGGCGACCGTGACCTGGGCGGCAAGCTGGGCGACGTGGTGCTGGCCTCGCCCGACATCGACGTCGACGTGTTCAAGAGCCAGATGCGCCGCTACGGCAAGCCCGACAAGCCGTTCATCTTGCTGTTGTCCGACGACGACCGCGCGCTGAGGCTGTCCGGCCTGATCGCCGGTTCGCGGCCACGCGTAGGCGACTACAAGGATGCCGCCGATCTTGCCTCCTATGGCGTGACCGTGGTCGATCTCTCCAAGGTCAAAGGCAGCGACAGCTTCAACCACACGAAATTCGCCGACAATCCGGAACTGGTGAAGATGATCGGTCAGCGGCTGCGCGAGGATGACGGCTTTGCCAGCGACCGTGAAGTGACCGACCGCATCGGCCTGCTCGGACAGTAG
- a CDS encoding IS630 family transposase (programmed frameshift): MAKPYSMDLRERALARLEEGETSREVAAALKVAVSSVIKWAARKRRLGSAAPGKMGGHRPYLIDGEHRAFVLSEVERDANITLHELTAALADRGLIIHPASVGRFLHREGKSFKKTVLPAEQLKPKLMRRRTQWMRYQTRIDPTRLVFLDETWVKTNMAPLRGWGVRGKRLMAHAPYGHWKTMTFIAALRHDRVEAPWVIDGPINAQAFRVYVETELIKTLKPGDIVILDNLGSHKGQAVRDIVRAAGARLFFLPPYSPDLNPIEKLFAKLKHCMRRAAKRSIQAVHSAIASTLDVVTSNECNNYIESAGYKST, translated from the exons ATGGCCAAGCCTTATTCGATGGATTTGCGGGAACGGGCGTTGGCTCGCCTTGAAGAAGGCGAGACGAGCCGAGAGGTGGCCGCGGCACTGAAGGTGGCAGTTTCGAGCGTGATCAAGTGGGCGGCGCGCAAGCGTCGGCTGGGCAGTGCGGCACCCGGCAAGATGGGCGGTCATCGACCCTATCTGATTGACGGGGAGCATCGTGCCTTCGTCCTGAGCGAGGTCGAGCGGGATGCCAACATAACGCTTCATGAATTGACGGCCGCACTGGCTGACCGGGGTCTCATCATCCACCCTGCCAGCGTCGGTCGCTTCCTGCATCGCGAGGGCAAGAGTTTT AAAAAAACCGTTCTGCCGGCTGAGCAACTCAAGCCAAAGCTGATGCGTCGGCGGACGCAATGGATGCGCTATCAGACCCGCATTGACCCAACGCGCCTGGTCTTCCTGGATGAAACGTGGGTCAAGACCAACATGGCGCCGTTGCGCGGCTGGGGTGTGCGCGGCAAGCGGCTGATGGCTCACGCGCCATATGGTCATTGGAAGACGATGACCTTCATCGCCGCACTGCGGCATGATCGGGTAGAGGCGCCTTGGGTCATTGACGGACCCATCAATGCGCAGGCCTTCCGTGTCTATGTCGAAACCGAACTCATCAAGACCCTGAAGCCGGGTGACATCGTCATTCTCGACAATCTCGGATCTCACAAGGGCCAAGCCGTCCGCGACATCGTCAGGGCCGCCGGTGCGCGGCTCTTCTTCCTGCCGCCTTACAGTCCAGATCTCAATCCAATCGAGAAGCTCTTCGCCAAGCTCAAGCACTGCATGCGACGTGCCGCCAAGCGAAGCATCCAGGCCGTACACAGCGCCATCGCCAGCACCCTCGACGTCGTCACCTCAAATGAATGTAACAACTACATCGAAAGCGCCGGATACAAGTCAACCTAA
- a CDS encoding DUF2218 domain-containing protein, with protein MPSSHADIATENASRYLQQLCKHWAHKFPVEFDPTHGAIDLSLGRTVMDADASTLHITVSTDEAGSLERLESVVADHIKRFAFREELTFDWKPATAA; from the coding sequence ATGCCATCCAGCCATGCCGACATCGCCACCGAGAACGCCAGCCGCTACCTACAGCAATTGTGCAAGCATTGGGCACATAAATTCCCGGTCGAATTCGATCCCACCCATGGCGCCATCGACCTGTCGCTCGGCCGCACGGTCATGGATGCCGATGCGAGCACGCTGCACATCACGGTGTCGACCGACGAGGCGGGTTCGCTCGAGCGCCTGGAAAGTGTTGTCGCCGATCACATCAAGCGCTTCGCCTTCCGCGAAGAGCTGACCTTCGACTGGAAGCCGGCCACGGCGGCGTAA
- a CDS encoding aminopeptidase P family N-terminal domain-containing protein, translating to MPVASVGLKSMSLPEFGEPTVMPLVARSTYEARIEALIARGARAGFDALAVYGDREHAANVAYLSGYDPRFEETLLVIAPGKQPKLLVGNEGWGYAEICDGPYERVLYQTFSLPAQPRDRSDALPDILAGCGLKPGQRIGAIGWKLFGAGDAGFDETTLDLPSFIADTLRTLVGDKGAVVNAANLLMNPIDGLRAINEADQLASFEFAATFTSQGLRNVLQGIEPGMSELQAARLMGMNGLPHCCHPMLSAGKRAAYGLPSPRLDIIRRGDPITMAYGIQGALNARAGFLAEDASELRPAIRDYVEKLVAPYFAAVVDWYEAIGIGTTGGALWKAVQDRIGDPFFGVTLNPGHLVHIDEWMHSPVFSGSDIKLRSGMALQVDIIPATGSDYFTTNIEDGIALADEALREEIAARYPEAWSRIEARRAFVADVLGIRLKPEVLPFSNIPAFLPPFWLSRNSAMAVTRR from the coding sequence ATGCCTGTCGCATCGGTCGGCCTGAAATCCATGTCGCTGCCGGAATTCGGCGAACCGACGGTGATGCCGCTGGTTGCGCGAAGCACCTATGAAGCGCGCATCGAAGCGCTGATCGCGCGCGGCGCCAGGGCCGGCTTCGATGCCCTCGCCGTCTATGGCGACCGCGAACACGCCGCCAATGTCGCCTATCTCTCAGGCTACGATCCGCGCTTCGAGGAGACATTGCTGGTCATCGCTCCCGGCAAGCAGCCAAAACTTCTCGTCGGCAATGAGGGCTGGGGCTATGCCGAAATCTGCGACGGCCCCTACGAGCGCGTGCTTTACCAGACCTTCTCATTGCCGGCGCAGCCACGCGACCGCTCGGACGCGCTGCCCGACATCCTTGCCGGTTGCGGCCTGAAGCCCGGCCAAAGGATCGGCGCCATCGGCTGGAAGCTTTTTGGCGCCGGCGACGCCGGGTTCGATGAGACCACGCTCGACCTGCCCTCCTTCATTGCCGATACGCTACGTACGCTTGTCGGCGACAAAGGCGCGGTCGTGAACGCCGCCAATCTTTTGATGAACCCCATCGACGGCCTGCGCGCGATCAACGAGGCGGACCAGTTGGCCAGCTTCGAGTTCGCCGCGACCTTCACCTCGCAAGGGTTGCGCAATGTCCTGCAGGGCATCGAGCCCGGCATGAGCGAACTGCAGGCGGCGCGGCTGATGGGCATGAATGGCCTGCCGCATTGTTGTCACCCGATGCTGTCGGCGGGAAAGCGCGCCGCCTATGGCCTGCCCAGCCCTCGCCTCGACATCATCCGGCGCGGCGACCCGATCACCATGGCCTATGGCATCCAGGGCGCGCTCAATGCCCGTGCCGGCTTCCTCGCCGAGGATGCCTCAGAGTTGCGTCCTGCTATCCGCGACTACGTCGAAAAGCTGGTCGCGCCGTATTTCGCGGCGGTTGTCGACTGGTACGAAGCGATCGGCATCGGCACGACGGGCGGCGCGTTGTGGAAGGCGGTGCAAGACCGCATCGGCGATCCGTTCTTTGGCGTCACCCTCAATCCCGGCCATCTCGTCCATATCGACGAATGGATGCATTCGCCGGTGTTTTCCGGCTCCGACATCAAATTGCGATCTGGCATGGCGTTGCAGGTCGACATCATCCCGGCGACCGGCAGCGACTATTTCACCACCAACATTGAGGATGGCATCGCGCTCGCCGACGAGGCGCTGCGCGAAGAGATTGCGGCACGCTATCCCGAAGCCTGGAGCCGCATCGAAGCGCGCCGCGCCTTCGTGGCGGATGTTCTCGGCATCCGCCTCAAGCCGGAGGTGCTGCCTTTCTCCAACATTCCGGCGTTCCTTCCGCCATTTTGGCTTTCGCGCAACAGTGCGATGGCTGTAACCAGGCGCTGA
- a CDS encoding VOC family protein — MRYLHTMVRVADVDASLDFYCNKLGLKEVRRYENEQGRFTLIFLAASEDEQSGINDKAPLVELTYNWDPEDYKGGRNFGHLAYEVDDIYATCQHLMDNGVIINRPPRDGNMAFIRSPDGISIELLQKGPAKAKAEPWASMANTGSW, encoded by the coding sequence ATGCGCTATCTGCACACAATGGTCCGCGTCGCCGATGTCGATGCCTCGCTCGACTTCTACTGCAACAAGCTCGGGCTGAAGGAAGTTCGCCGCTATGAAAACGAGCAAGGCCGCTTCACGCTGATCTTCCTCGCCGCCTCCGAAGACGAGCAGAGCGGCATCAACGACAAGGCACCTTTGGTCGAACTGACCTACAACTGGGATCCGGAAGACTACAAGGGCGGGCGCAATTTCGGCCACCTTGCCTATGAGGTCGATGACATCTACGCGACCTGCCAGCATCTGATGGACAACGGCGTCATCATCAACCGGCCGCCGCGCGACGGCAACATGGCCTTCATCCGGTCGCCCGACGGCATCTCCATCGAGCTTCTGCAGAAGGGTCCGGCCAAAGCCAAGGCCGAACCCTGGGCGTCGATGGCGAACACCGGAAGCTGGTAG
- the ade gene encoding adenine deaminase, with product MPTAKTASAAKPKPWTEMATHLVDVAMGRKPADLVIRNGRWVNVHSGEIIAGTDIAIAGGRFAYCGPNASHAIGQGTKVVDAGGRYLVPGLCDAHMHVESGMVTVTEFCRAVIPHGTTSMFIDPHEIANVLGLPGVRLMHDEAVAMPINVHVQMPSCVPSAPGLEHAGAELTVADVAEAMTWENIIGLGEVMNFPGVAANDPVMSGEIAATVKAGKTVGGHYASRDLGLPFHGYVAGGPEDDHEGTRAEDAITRVRQGMKAMLRLGSAWYDVAAQIKAVTEGGIDPRNFILCTDDSHSGTLVHEGHMDRVVRHAIQQGLKPVTAIQMATINTAQHFRLEREIGSIAPGRLGDLLIVSDLAAMTIDEVYARGVRLAKGGKLDIDIPAYDYPKTAKNTVKLGKKLKAGDFDIAAPKGANEVRVRVIGVIENQAPTRALEADLPVEDGLVAMDRRNDVCHIALVERHKGTGGVTNAFVSGFGYMGDCAMASSVAHDAHHIICVGTNKQDMALAVNRLGEVGGGVVLFSKGKELALVEMPIAGLMSDERAEIVAAKAEKLTEAMRKMGCSLNNAYMQHSLLALVVIPELRISDVGLIDVTTFQKVDLFV from the coding sequence ATGCCGACTGCAAAGACCGCCAGTGCCGCCAAACCAAAACCCTGGACCGAGATGGCGACGCATCTGGTCGACGTCGCCATGGGCCGCAAGCCCGCCGATCTCGTCATCCGCAACGGCCGCTGGGTGAACGTTCACTCGGGCGAGATCATCGCCGGCACCGATATCGCCATTGCCGGCGGCCGCTTTGCCTATTGCGGGCCGAATGCCAGCCACGCCATCGGCCAGGGCACCAAGGTGGTCGATGCCGGCGGGCGCTATCTGGTGCCCGGCCTCTGCGACGCGCACATGCATGTCGAGAGCGGCATGGTGACGGTGACCGAATTCTGCCGCGCCGTCATTCCGCACGGCACCACGTCGATGTTCATCGATCCGCACGAGATCGCCAATGTGCTGGGCCTGCCGGGCGTGCGGCTGATGCATGACGAGGCGGTGGCCATGCCCATCAACGTGCATGTGCAGATGCCGTCCTGTGTGCCATCGGCGCCTGGGCTGGAGCATGCCGGCGCCGAGCTCACGGTTGCCGACGTGGCGGAAGCGATGACCTGGGAAAACATCATCGGGCTCGGCGAAGTGATGAATTTTCCGGGTGTCGCCGCCAACGATCCTGTGATGTCGGGCGAGATCGCCGCGACGGTCAAGGCTGGCAAGACCGTCGGTGGCCACTATGCCTCGCGCGATCTCGGCCTGCCGTTCCACGGCTATGTCGCCGGCGGACCCGAGGACGACCACGAAGGCACGCGCGCCGAGGATGCCATCACCCGCGTGCGCCAGGGCATGAAGGCCATGCTGCGGCTGGGCTCGGCCTGGTACGATGTCGCCGCGCAGATCAAGGCGGTGACCGAAGGCGGCATCGATCCGCGCAACTTCATCCTGTGCACCGACGACAGCCATTCCGGCACGCTGGTGCATGAAGGTCACATGGACCGGGTGGTGCGCCACGCCATCCAACAGGGGCTGAAGCCGGTGACGGCGATCCAGATGGCGACGATCAACACCGCCCAGCATTTTAGGCTGGAACGCGAGATCGGTTCGATCGCGCCGGGGCGGTTGGGCGATCTGCTGATTGTCTCCGATCTCGCCGCAATGACCATCGATGAGGTCTATGCGCGCGGCGTCAGGCTGGCCAAGGGCGGCAAGCTCGATATCGACATTCCCGCCTATGATTACCCGAAGACGGCGAAGAACACCGTCAAGCTGGGCAAGAAGCTGAAGGCCGGCGACTTCGACATCGCGGCCCCCAAGGGCGCCAACGAGGTGCGGGTGCGGGTCATCGGCGTCATCGAGAATCAGGCGCCGACGCGCGCGCTGGAGGCCGATCTGCCGGTCGAGGACGGGCTGGTCGCCATGGACCGCCGCAACGATGTCTGCCATATCGCGCTGGTCGAGCGGCACAAGGGCACGGGCGGCGTCACCAACGCCTTCGTCTCCGGCTTCGGCTATATGGGCGATTGCGCCATGGCCTCGAGCGTGGCGCATGACGCTCATCACATCATCTGCGTCGGCACCAACAAGCAGGACATGGCGCTGGCGGTCAACCGGCTGGGCGAAGTCGGCGGCGGCGTCGTGCTGTTCTCCAAGGGCAAGGAACTGGCGCTGGTCGAAATGCCGATCGCCGGGCTGATGTCGGACGAGCGCGCCGAGATCGTCGCCGCCAAGGCCGAAAAACTCACCGAGGCGATGCGCAAGATGGGCTGTTCCCTGAACAACGCCTACATGCAGCATTCGCTGCTGGCGCTGGTGGTCATTCCGGAACTGAGGATTTCCGACGTCGGGCTGATCGACGTGACGACGTTCCAGAAAGTCGACCTGTTCGTCTAG
- the ilvA gene encoding threonine ammonia-lyase IlvA, translated as MTSFSSRVATAAAAIRQIFPETPLQENDYLSKKTGARVLLKREDLSPVRSYKIRGAFNFFRKALAAGNQADLFVCASAGNHAQGFAFVCRHFGKKGVVFMPVTTPQQKIDKTRLFGGEFVEIRLVGDFFDDCYRAAFEFTESSGAHMVPPFDHKDIIEGQATVAYEIADQMPGARMPDIIMLPVGGGGLAAGVTHYFADQGREARFVFCEPAGAPSLHDSLAAGKRLKLAKVDNFVDGAAVAEIGREPLRYLKEFAADTVRLIPENRLCATMIEMLNVEGVVLEPAGALAIDALKDFSRKEIRGKTIVAVVSGGNFDFERLPDVKERALRYEGLKKYFIIRFPQRPGALRDFLEMLGPDDDIARFEYLKKSARNFGSVLIGIETKDRRNFDLLKANFEAEGVQYQDITDNETLAGFII; from the coding sequence ATGACCAGTTTTTCCTCCCGCGTCGCTACCGCAGCCGCCGCGATCCGCCAGATCTTTCCGGAAACGCCGCTGCAGGAAAACGACTATCTGTCGAAAAAGACCGGCGCGCGGGTGCTGCTGAAGCGCGAAGACCTGTCGCCGGTGCGCTCCTACAAGATCCGTGGCGCTTTCAACTTTTTCCGCAAGGCGCTTGCTGCCGGCAATCAGGCCGATCTGTTCGTCTGCGCGTCGGCCGGCAATCACGCGCAGGGTTTTGCCTTCGTCTGCCGCCATTTCGGCAAGAAGGGCGTGGTGTTCATGCCGGTGACGACGCCGCAGCAGAAGATCGACAAGACCAGGCTGTTCGGCGGCGAGTTCGTCGAGATCAGGCTGGTCGGCGACTTTTTTGACGACTGCTACCGCGCCGCCTTCGAATTCACCGAAAGCTCAGGCGCCCACATGGTGCCGCCCTTCGACCACAAGGACATCATCGAGGGGCAGGCGACAGTCGCCTATGAGATTGCGGACCAGATGCCTGGCGCACGCATGCCCGACATCATCATGCTGCCGGTCGGCGGCGGCGGGCTCGCTGCTGGAGTGACGCACTATTTCGCTGATCAGGGCCGGGAGGCGCGTTTCGTCTTCTGCGAGCCTGCCGGCGCGCCGAGCCTGCATGACAGCCTCGCGGCCGGAAAACGGCTGAAGCTCGCCAAGGTCGACAACTTCGTCGATGGTGCCGCGGTCGCCGAGATCGGCCGCGAACCCTTGAGGTACCTCAAGGAGTTCGCCGCCGACACGGTGCGGCTGATCCCGGAGAACCGGCTCTGCGCGACCATGATCGAGATGCTCAACGTCGAAGGCGTCGTGCTCGAGCCGGCCGGCGCTTTGGCGATCGACGCCCTGAAGGATTTTTCCAGGAAGGAAATCCGCGGCAAGACCATTGTCGCCGTGGTTTCAGGTGGCAATTTCGATTTCGAGCGGCTGCCGGATGTCAAGGAACGGGCGCTGCGCTACGAGGGCCTGAAGAAATACTTCATCATCCGCTTCCCCCAGCGGCCGGGCGCGCTACGCGACTTCCTTGAAATGCTGGGTCCGGACGATGACATTGCACGCTTCGAGTATCTGAAGAAGTCGGCGCGCAATTTCGGCTCGGTGCTGATCGGCATCGAAACCAAGGACCGCCGCAATTTCGACCTGTTGAAGGCAAACTTCGAGGCCGAGGGCGTCCAGTATCAGGACATCACCGACAACGAGACATTGGCGGGGTTCATCATATGA
- a CDS encoding DUF1697 domain-containing protein has translation MNAKVFIALFSGINVGGNRIVKMAELRSFFEDIGFSNVATYVQSGNVVFRAGKGDATALTKQIEAAFEQKWGFHSRIMVRDLSWFERLVSENPYPEAAADHTKLHAYALEREPTADEVARLGEKCTGPERFEVKGDVLYLSAPDGLGKSVFANLIPRVLKVPGTARNWRSVLALLEMAGQADKN, from the coding sequence ATGAACGCAAAGGTCTTCATCGCCCTGTTTTCCGGCATCAATGTCGGCGGCAACCGCATCGTCAAGATGGCGGAGCTGCGCTCGTTCTTCGAGGATATCGGCTTTTCCAACGTCGCCACCTATGTGCAAAGCGGCAATGTCGTGTTCCGCGCCGGCAAGGGCGACGCGACCGCGCTGACCAAGCAGATCGAAGCGGCCTTCGAGCAGAAATGGGGTTTTCATTCGCGCATCATGGTGCGCGATCTCTCCTGGTTCGAACGGCTGGTGAGCGAAAATCCTTATCCGGAAGCAGCGGCTGACCACACCAAGCTCCATGCCTATGCGCTGGAGCGTGAACCGACCGCCGATGAGGTGGCGCGACTGGGTGAAAAGTGCACCGGCCCCGAACGCTTCGAAGTCAAGGGAGATGTGCTCTACCTCAGCGCGCCGGACGGGCTCGGCAAATCGGTGTTTGCCAACCTCATTCCGCGCGTTCTGAAGGTGCCGGGCACCGCGCGTAACTGGCGCTCGGTGCTGGCGCTGCTGGAGATGGCCGGGCAGGCCGATAAAAATTAG